The Acipenser ruthenus chromosome 28, fAciRut3.2 maternal haplotype, whole genome shotgun sequence sequence CTCCTGCCCTCTGTCCTAAATCGGCCATCACTCAATTTCTTTTGTCTGGTCTTGGTTATGCATATGAAGTAGTGACTAGATTTAAGCTTAGTATTTATCATTATGTCTGGGTCATTTAGGAAGATAGAAAAGGGCAGGGGTCCCAGCACCAATCTCTACATCACCCCTCACAAGCAGGAGCATAGAACTTATGattgagaagaggccattcagcccatcaatgctcCTCCAGTAGCCGATTGATACCTTTTCTTTTTAAGGATCCCAAAGATTCAGCAGCAGTACTCTGCTTCCAGAGTTTAAGTATTATTCTTGCATGCCGTCTTTTGAAATTACAGATATGTTATGTCAGACTCTTTTTGCAATTTACAGCTGTTGTGATAACAAAAATTCATTAAATACACTGCACAAAGGGTTAACAGTAAGTAGTGAGTTATCAAATCAATCAATATTATGTTGAAAGGAATACAGTGGGAATATATTCAACATAGCAGGCAGCAAAGGGGAactaaaatgttttgttgtaaacccttCTGTTCAGTAACATTTTAATTCCTGGCtcaagtgtaacaggcagtgttccTGGGTGAAGTGTAACATATTCTGATACATATTGGTGAAAAGGGGTTAAAATCTCTATAACCACACACCTGTGGCCTGGCTTGCATTGTGGCCAGTTTGTAGCCAGGCTACTCAGTGGTACATTTGTGCCACAATAATCTTGGACAGctctagccaaaatgtttgtttacttaccTGTATTTATATACAACAATGCTGCAGAGCAGAAACCATGAAACCAcagcaattaataaaacctgctAACAaagacactgtactgtatgtatctgGTTTCAGAAATGTTGAGATATCCTGTCATTTTAACTTCGAAGAAAGAATCCTTCAGGCAGTTTTGTGAGCCTTGCAAAATGTTGTCATTTTAAATGACGTTATTGAGGTTAAAGAACCAATCAGTGGTAGGGGGAACTATTGATGAAATGGTAAACAAAATACTGATATTAATAATGCCTGAGGCCATACTCAAGTGGATCAAGCTCTCGTATATATTTTCTAGTCTGAAAAATCAATTTccattttttcaatgtatttgtaAATAGCTAAACGAGCAGATGGGAGTACTTGAATAAACATCAAAGAACAACTTTGAAGGAAATGTCAATAAAAGCCATTTTAAAGTTTACATACAAGCAGAACAGATGTCAAGTTTGGAGAGTGAAATGTTACAATGCATAACATTCATTAAATGTGTAGCATAGAAAAATCCTGTCTCCTGAGCCAGCTACACAGCAGAAATATTCAAAAGTGATTGTAaccaataaaataattccattctTGTGTTGGCACCTCCGTCTGCTacttaggtctcaaatgtgcagttctgaaagaaacacgcTATaggaaatatgtattttcattttaaaacataatatctggTACTGCAGTAAGTTATCAGTTTCCAAGTTGTATTCACAGGAAATAAGTGCTGCAGAAAcattacacaaacaaacaaacaaacaaaccagtatTTGAATAATACATTAAGATAGATCACTATGAGTGCATATTACTTACCTGGTTAGTTCTCATAGCACAACATTTCCCTACTAATACAAATCAATTTGAAAGTTGCTGAGATACACTATTAAATATGTTCAACATTAATAAGGTCAAATATTATCTTAGCTGGGTGTGCCACCTGGTGGACTGAATGCTATACAGTGTTTTTTTACTACTGTTTTTTTAGGCAGAAATTCTCACAACTTTTTGTAGTATAGTCTGGTATGTTCCATTTGGTTTATTGCTTGTTATATATAATTGTGGATTGGCAGCACTGAAGACTAGATCAGGTACACAAAACTGAGGCAATGCAATGTaaggaccccagcactgacagGGGACAAGAGAACAGTTCAGACTCCTTGCCCAGCCAAGTATAGTCTGAGACTGCAAATGTTCCCAATAGCAATGGTGTGATGGTTTGGTGATGTGGACTACTGTTGGAGCTAAAATTCAATGAAAGTCCTTTACGTGTAACCTCACACAGGCTATTGTATAAAAGGTAGAACAAATAGggtgtacaaaatgaaataattctCTCAGCCGCCTGTATCCTGGTATTTGGTTTCTGTATTTCATTCTGTATTTCATCTTTGAAAcgtattttaaaaagtgtgagTTCTGCAAGGTTCATAACAAATGTGTCCTCTAGTAATAACAATAGGAGATCCTTCTAGTTAGTTTACCACAAGGGCTTTGAAAAAGAGTGACACTAATTTGATTATTAGGCTCACCTTTTACATCAACACAGCTTCCCTGCTGACAATTATGATGGTCTAGTTGAGTTCAATGCTGCTGCAAACAAGATGCATTAAGTCTGATGTATCACAGGGAAGCTTGCCTGTGTTAAAGGTGAGACTGATCATCAAAATTAGTATCACTCGCTCAcactgatgatgcaaaaagcccttgtggggAACTCACTTAAATCATCCCATAATGGACTTTAGTAGAAAATATATTGGTATGAACTGTGGTGAgctcaaactgaaaaataaataaataaattaataaattaataaaaaataaaaataaaggataTAATGAAAAAAGGAAACACAAGAACAGGAATCCTAATACCACAAATGATATGCAAGTGAGATGCAAGTATTCACTCGTACTTGAAGATATTTAGGTAAGACAGATCCCACTGATTAATAATACCACAATGACTAATACCACAAATGATATGCAAGTACGAGTAAGTGAGATGCAAGTATTCACTCGTACTTGGACACCCTATTTATTCTATCTTTAAAGCACTGTGTAATCTAGTCAGCAATgacactgctgaagtgaaatgaccaaggaagtttAACAGGAACGCCTTTTAAAACTGCATATAGGCCCTTgactgtgaatgaatgactgataAGACTTATGGATTTGTTTTTAGTTATCTGATTGTTAACTTTGTTAAGGTTATCATTATTATAATTGtacgtacatttaaaaaaaaaaaaaaacctgacctgggTGGTAAGAATTCCATTTTGACTGGACAGTGCAGGCGAATCGCCATTGTGACTGGCATCATGTTCAAATCCATGAGCGACTTCTGCAGAAGAATTAGAAAAAAGAAGCATTACATGTACATATGGAAGGGCTGGCACCTTCATGCATCTCCAATACATAACatgtaattaaaattaaattatattaaattaataaataatacaacagaCTGAATACCTAGCCTTTCCTCTGTATCCTGCCTCTTCTCATTGGAGCAGCCACTCAGGGATTCACATGATAACCTGTAGCTATTTTGGGAAACAGCCTTGGGTGACCTTTCCTTCTGTTGTGTGAGGGAATGCTCAGAAACATCTGACTGTGTTGACAAGTCCACAGATTCTTGACTTGAAGGACAGGCCACTTGGAGGGACAAATCTACAACAATAGGCTCCTCTGCTTTGCTGTCAGCAGCACCATCCTGCTTTGCCAGGCTTCCATAAGGCTGTGGGAGACTGTGCATCGGGGAAGCTTTAGGAGGCAATACTGGTAAAGTTTCAGGGTTGGACTGCGGATccagtttatttacaaaaataagttCCACTAAAGAAGGAAATTCTTCCTCATTACTGGATTCCGATTCAGAAGATTCCAATCTCTGTAGCTGCCTCCTTTTTTTGTACAAAGTTTGGGAATGTTCATCCAGTGATTCATGGTTTTTACTTACATAAGGACGAATGCTGGCACACGCGGCAGCCATACTTATGAGGGGCATAACAAAAACACTCATATcatagttttgcttttgtttattattattattattattattattattattattattattattattaataataataaatatagcatAAACAATACAATTACACAATACAACATGTGAAGGAAGCATGTACAAAGTGACAGATGTCCaccatacattaaaataaaaaagtatgtcATCaccttttattttgattttgttccCCATTTTTTTTACTCAAGAAGATTTGTATGTCAGTCCATATCATATCATACCGTAGTTTACTTGCTACTGCATTGTAGATTGCGTAACACTACTTTGAATACTATTTTCTAATGTGAGGGGAACTAAGCTTAGCTGTCTGCAAATGTGCCTGGTTTTGTAAAATGCATGTGTTCCGAGCACATAACTAACAAGATGAGAAGCAAGAAGCAATACCAAAACAGCTTGTCAAAAATACTTTAATTGTACATGATAAGTCGATTATAAAATGAAAGTCTGTTCAGCTTTCAAATCGGGCGCACTCTATATAGCTGTATTTGGACAAGTAAAGTTGTTTACATGTTAATTTCGTCATTTCCTTTGCAAGCCGGAAACACAGTTCTGAACAACAGCAGTCAGAAGTATTATTTAGTATACTCTGACAAGAAAATGTAAGCGCTAAGATAAACACAGTGTAGTGTTAATGCTTTTACATACATGACCTTTTGCCTGGCTACAAAACAGGTGAGTAAGTCATCCAAAAACACATAGCAACAagaatattaaaaacatgttataatCTGTACAATTTAAAACACAGCGTCTCGTGTTTATaatcttaaaatgttttatttattaagatAAACGTTTAAATGTAACCAGTTATAATAGTTTGTAAAATACCTGTATTAAATTAACGTATGTATCAATGTAGCGTGGTAAATTCCATTAAATTCTGCCAGCTGTCAAAACAATGTCGTTCGTGCaatttgtgaagaaaaaaaaaactgtatattaATTTGGACGCACGTATATTAACTAACAATTCAGAACATGTTAATGCAAACAGGGATAACTTatactatttattttatattatttggtACTTAAACTATAAATGTCACTGTAATTGTTTGCAATATGCAGTatagtacctccactgtttgttttcaaacacacgtTCCCttgttaaacataccaaaacgCATTTTGACCATGTGGGATACTGCTGACCTGTGCTTGTCTCACTCAACTTTTTTTCATGAAACTGAGCTCTCTAAAACAGCTACGTGTTGCTGAACGACATCTTATTATGCCAGAAAGGTGAAAGATGGAAACTAACCCGTATATTATTCCATTGCAGTGCTGGTATGGAGGGCTCCAAATCTTCCAGCTCCACTATGCAGGTGAGCTTCGTGTGTCAGCGCTGCAGCCAGCCTCTCAAACTGGACACCTCCTTCAACGTGCTGGATAAGGTCACTGTCCAAGAGCTAGTTGGTAAATATGGGAGTTTATTTATAATTGTATGTAGATCCTTAATTATCTTGAACCCACACATACAATAATAGTGTGTGTATTTCAGCCTTATAAATGTATACAATGCACAGAGTTGTAACTAGAGTGTGGCAGCTGCCATAGGGCAGAAAAATGACTGAAATGTATTGCCACTCGAgttataataattttattttgcggTTCTCAATGTTTTCTCTTGTCAGCTGTCAGCACCCCCTAGCATGGTCTGAAGATTGCATGTGCCTCTGTACTAGAAAAGGGAATGTGTCACTTCCTTAGCAATGGTCTTAACGACCACAAACCTGTTTCTACACAAATGAACAACATGGCGTTGTCAGTTGGTTATTCTGGCACATCagtcatggggtttccatgcaagttttttttttaactcgagacagttacacgagaaaaatgtctcgtgtgaaatgcttttctgggtttccattcgctcagtttattttacttgcgTAAACCGGGGTTTTCCCTCGATGTCGTGCAAATTattgggaaaggtgggggttgatatgtaaattagctatgcgtaaagtactcacgagaaaaaaaaaaagcgacactgcctttcaaaacaagcccaaaacaagggACCtgtgttagagtatgggtgtttatgcaagttCCAACCAGCGACtctcaaaaacaagcccaattctgcttattataagcgaactttttttttttatacaaaagtattgcataGCACTgatagtacatagcagaaaaaaagaagaaaccacagtacatttgtatagcatgtcacacatacaactgcacaatcagaccatttaaataacagatttaaataacagtatacacataataataataataataataataataataataataatacaaaagcatcaattttaaagttacattaaaacccactaagataagaaaaacattctataaaagtgcatttttagtcatGACTTAAAAACTGTtgcggtcccagcttccctgacaaacgcaGGCAGAGCATtacataatttaggagctctacaagaaaaagccctacctcccgtgttgcttttgttgaccctaggaataaccagcagccacgcatcctgtgatctcagagtgcgatccggaagatatggggtcagtaactcctgcaaataactaggtgctaatccattcagggcatTGTAAGtgaacagcaaaatcttaaattCAATTCTCTACTGCACAGGTAGCCATTGTAAAGAGGCGAAAACAGGGTTAATAttaccacgtttccatgaaccacatgaCCCAGGTATGTGCTCGAGTTGCCCCCCCACACCtcagtttccatgtttttaaattactggagttggctcccaattcggGTGGGAGCCCAAATTATCTGGTCCGATTTCACTCCTCAGGCTGGCCTGAATGGCCTGAAAAAGTCTGACATCGtgctgggaggaaattacatcacttaATGTCAAACAAAAATGTTGTAAGGGGCGGGAACATACAGTATaatgggacattttggctggtattgaatttggcagatttgctaccttggggaATTTTGACGGTTTTTTCAATTGGCATGTTCACAAAGAAATGcaacacagttttgcatttatacttttaattccaaaaacattcaattaaatgtttacttaatgaagtctgtctgctaaaacagtgtctcatttacagtaacttatggcatctacaatgtcactgcagcagcTTGGAGGACAACAAAGGcagccttctaatcagttacagtatttatcattcTTATATGGGCCTTAATTTTAAACTAATCAGTAAACGTTTACGATAAGCATTTGCTGTCTTTCAGTTAGCtctggttcacaacataacacagttgAATGATcagtatcatgtagtaattgtaggacagtgtTGCCATgggtgaaaactttaacaataaagccgaaacgaaaatgctttaatttgcttctaaataatttcaaactgggtaatagactagcaagcactggtaaaatcagctcagttttatacagtgcagaaattatttattttaacgttttgttttgtttatggactttgcgatacctggaCGGCGGGTACTGTCCTTAATAGGAATTCATGGCATCTATCaatattcctttgttttgtacaaggaatgcaccagggaaaatatcagtaggagagatttcatcttgaagctagccacagcgcttcggcacAAACATttagatcagaaaactgcaaagcagcaggctgctgcagctcctcctggattctgtgctgcactgaaTTACACGCAAGAGCTAACGTGTTACTTTCgtgttaaattaaaaactactttcgttttttacagttttgtttgtacatatacctgtttacacactagtttcttttgaaatgttcattttattatagtttttcattttttgaagtagtgcttcccatttaaatgcatcaagatttcaggttgtagcacaacaaactgtgaaaacgtccaaggggggtgaatacttactataggcactgtatgtagaaTAATACCGTCTGGCATTAGGTTCGAGTACTCGAAATTTTTAACGCTCGAGTACGCCAATACTAAATTACTTGAATACTAAGTTACTAATATTGTTTAGGGGTGACTGCAAAAACTaatgtcagcatttttttttttcagcaccatTAGTCACTGTAACACAAATAAAACCAGAAGAGAGCAATGTGGACAACAGTGTACCAGAGGTAAGGATTGTCTGTAGGATGTGTAATGTAGAGTACAGCCTTCAGCCACCCCAACGTGGCATCTGAACTCTAGTTAGGCCTGGTCAGTACCTGGATGGAGACTTCCTAAGAATATCAGTATGAAGTGGTGTCTCTATCTCAATAGGAGACTTTCTTCTGGTCCAGAACTCACTCAGTACAAAGTCACTGTGATAGCATGGCCCTATTTCATTTGCAGATGAACACGTCCTGTGCAAAATGTTTAATTCTGACAGACCAAATCATCCCTTGCGAGGCTAATACAAGTTCGGCTTTACCATAATTATACTCGTATAAAtaggaatgtattttgtaaaagtattaaataatgtaacatcAGCTAACATCCAGTTGTGTTAATTTCTCTCTTTATTCTTTAGGAAACATTTGTGGAAAACAAACAAGATGGAGTATCTAGGAAATACATCCCTCCAGCTAGGTAAGATCATTACAacatgaaacattttaaatagagtTGAGAAAAAAATATGACAACCTTTATTACCCATTTGGTCAAAGCATAATTCCCAGTGACAGGAATATAGGAGTTGTCGATGCATATCTGTACATTTTGAATTCTATCTTGTTCAAATCCACTGACAGATTACTCAAAGCTCAAAGTTCCAAATTCTGACCCGTTGCTAAGCggaaacatattttttacatgccttattttccatacattgtagAATCAGAATACCCTTTTAACGTACAGGAGTTCTATGTTTATTTCATACGATAATGGAGAATCTTCTATGTACTCTGTATGTTATCTGTTGTCTGTAGTAAGCACATTTTTTGCTGAATCCCATGCTTTCTTTAAAAGTTTGGAAGATTGACCATAATACTGTTTATGAATCTGATAATTAGTAATTTGATAAAGAATACTCTCAGGATTTGTATGGTTTTGACACTGCTCATGCTCTCTTTTAGGATGCTGTCCACAGAGAGTGCCAACAGTTTCACACTCATCGGAGAGGCCTCTGATGGGGGCACCATGGAGAACCTGAGCAGGAGACTCAAGGTAATATATAGCTTTTACAAATCTGCTGTTTTTGCTTTGCTAGTTGCAACTATGTTCTCTTTTAGCAACACCTGATGACTGTGGCTGAGACACAACCCAGAAACTGCACAGCTTGCAGCTAGTTTGCCGGGCCTCACGGTAGAGGATACAAATTATAGGCATAACAGTCCCCTAAGCAGTGCCCTGTTTTACACTGATGCTTGATTAATCTTGTTTGTGTGTCCCTGATGCTGCAGGTGACCAGTGACTTGTTCGATATCATGTCAGGCCAGACAGATGTGGACCACCCGCTGTGTGAAGAGTGTACTGACACGCTGCTGGACCACCTAGACACCCAGCTGAACATCACAGAGAATGAGTGCCAGAACTACAAGTGAGTGGAGGAGACGGTAGGGTTTTAGAAATATGCCAACATCTGGAACTACTTCAGCATGACAGTGAAGGCTATATATATCTTGGGAAACAATCACTTGAATCAGAATTTTgcattaacatttaaacaaacaaacagtactaTATTGTCCTGAATACTAAGTGTTTGTATAGTTATATTCAAAACTGACATGAGAgaaagacagatagacagacaaatAGCCTCCCCATAACCCAAGATTATGATACATGTTCTGTAGACACAAACCTGTAAAGACATGCGACATACGTTCTGGGCAGGGATAATAATGGAACCTGGAGTTGCTTGTGGCTGAATTGACGGTTCCAGTTTCAGCTCCTCATTAACTCATCTCGCAGGAACTGCCTGGAGCTCCTTGCACACAtgacagaagaggaggaggagacctTGCTGGGCGAGTTGAAGGACCTGAGCACTGAGGAAGAGCATCTCATCCAGGAGCTGGAGAACATTGAGGCCAGACGCATGAGGGTAGCTGAGGACCTGGCCCGGAGCAGAGCAGAGACCGAGCAGCTCGACCAAGAGGAATTGCAGTCAGTAACAGGCTGCCCCTTGTGTTGGGctttcaaacaaatacatttatgccaTGGTGCTTTAACACTAAGAGGGGTTTACTAAGCtttcagtgcaaagtttgcaccacttgtaTTTTATGAAAGACAAGAAGAATCTAAAAGGAATACAGACCTTGAAATAAACACTatagaatgttattttataggagTCATAATTAATGCCTTAAAAAACAGATGTCCATGCTTTTTGGTTAAAAGAGCCATAGATCAGGGAGTCCTTTAAAGAGGTATACAATCAATTCtatatatacaacaaaatgtaataaCTGGCTGTATAgtagcaaatatatatttaaaaggggAAATACAACACAGATTTAACCAGACTGCAGAGTCTTCAGTGTGTTTGTGCTCATGAaactttttatttgcattttgactgtacttgctTCTACCAAAGACTACCGATTACCCTTGTAGTCTTTTCAAAGCCATTACAAGTCTTGAATGGGATACCTGATGTCTAAATCAAGAGCCATATTGTGGAGTTCAGTGAGCCATACAGTATATAGCCGTTGGATAACCCtgctttaaaattaattttcttacACTTCATTCAagacatttttacattattttaatatttaaaacatccAACCGTGTAGCATACATTTAACAAGATGAAAGTGCAGCCGCTCACTATTTTGGTGTTGGAAGCTCTCATCTCCCCATGGGTTACAGtaaaagtgtttgtgtttttaaacactatCAAATATGAGTGATTGCAACAATTGATTGCAAGTATTGATATATAAAATGAATTGTAGAAACACAAAGATGAGACATTTTTGCAGCTATATATAAAATTTTGTGCAACACTACCAATTGTGCATTCTGGATGTAAATGTGGCCCACCTCATAAATTATGACACATTCACTAGTCCACCTACTTATCACCTGGCTTCTTCTGTTCAGCAGAGAAAGTTGTATATTTTTCCCCACAGAAGCAACATGAAGTGACAAAATGAGACACACGTATAAAACAAAAGCACAGATTCTGTTTTCACAATCAATAAATCAGTTTgatatgtttatatttattatttgaggaATTAAAAAATGTTGGAGCAGGTAATGTACCTGTTCCTTGTGCAGGTAATGTGCCTGTTCCTTGTGCTGATAATGTGCCTGTTCCTTGTGTGAACTCTGCAGGTATCAGAAGGAGTACAGTGAGTTTAAGAGACAGCAGCTGGAACTCGACGATGAGCTGAAGAGCGTTGAGAATCAGATGCGATATGCACAGATCCAGCTGGACAAACTCAAGAAAACCAACGTCTTCAATGCAACTTTCCACATATGGTAGGGCACAGCAGGACATGATATACTAACAAATACGAACAGGGCTGCTATATGTTtatcacagttgttttttttgtttttttacttggtACAATGCATTTAGTGACTTGTAAGTCCAGAGAATAAAGCGTTACATTAGTCtaacctagaaaaaataaaagccatgTACTAATTTCTTTGCATCATCCAAGGACAAGAATGATCTAACTTTcgcaatgtttcttaaatgatagAAGGACActagtaatgtattttatatgtggtTCAAAGGAAAGTGCAAAatcaaaaataacccccaggtTTTTCACTTCAGATTTTACATTTGATTTCAGCATACCTAGATCAATATTTGCCGAGTCCATCTGTTGATTAGAGCCTAAAAGTAAGACTTCTGTCTTATCGGAATTTAACTGTAAGAAATTCTGAGACATCGAGCTTCTAATATCGGCtagacatttgaaaagaacatTGATAGCTGTTGTGTCACCTGGTTTAACagatatataaatgtgtgtgtgtgacaggctagctgcagggtcTATTCATTAAATAGGATATGAACCAGTTTAGGACACTACCAGAAAGGCCCACCCATTCTCTAAGACGATTAATTAAAATCTtgtgatccacagtatcaaaagcagcactcagATCTAAAAGGATCAGTACAGATAAACAGATAATCTGTACTTATGCGTAGATCATTTACTACTTTGACAAGTGCAGTCTCAGTGCTATAGTTAGCGCGAAATCCTGATTgaaattcagcccatcttgctcgtttggttgttagtagcttattgatcccagaatctcatcaagcagcttcttgaaggatccctgggtgtcagcttcaacaacattactggagagttggttctagaccctcacagttccctgtgtaaaaaagtgcctcctattttctgttctgaatgcccctttatctaatctccatttgtgacccctggtccttgtttcttttttcaggtcaaaaaagtcccctgggtcgacattgtctataccttttaggattttgaatgtttgaatcaaatcactgcgtagttttctttgttcaagactttcCTTTAGGCTGaacatttacaatggggaaattCCGTTTCACCACAAGGTTCTTCCttaagccaaagtgttctcttaggaggtgttcctatacgcggagactactgtatcaGGCTACCTTTTTTCAAGTAAAAATTGCAAAAATTGCTAAATTGTGTTTTTACTCCAACAAAAAATGTAACCACTGTTTGCAGGCCACTAAGCAAGTAAAAGTATATTGACTCTTGTGCGGGAAGTGCTGTAATTGTTATGAGTGCTTCACTGATTCCAGAAATGCTGTAGGGGCTCAGTCCCTTTGAAAGCTGCTTGGCACTACATGAATCTGAGAACAAGTGGCATGTTACTCCTATGACTTTCTTCAAGCTCTCTTATGGTTTAGGAAgcaaaacagtaattaaaaaaggATTTGGTGTAATGATACAATTTTGTCAAAAATGGGCGTAAGGTTAATCAGTTCTCAGTTGATGCACGTTTAATGTTACGCTTTTAAATGCCGACAGCTCTTGATAAAACCTCACTGAGTGGTAGAGGGAACTCATATTATTTGTTACATGCCTGTCCAATTTATGTATACACATCACTAAAAAACTGGACTCATTCTGGCTTTAACCAAGCTTTCTCAAAAATCTAAGTGATGTATTCTATGTTTTCTTGCTTTCTTTGTCTATTTATTCTAGGCACAGTGGTCAGTTCGGGACGATCAATAACTTCCGTTTGGGCCGTCTCCCTAGTGTTCCTGTGGAGTGGAATGAGATCAACGCTGCCTGGGGTCAGACTGTGTTATTGCTGCACGCACTCGCAAACAAGATGGGCCTGACATTTCAAAGGTGGGAACgacacatttaaccctttgcagtccatttattaagtgcgcgtcaggcgtgtcaggtccaatttattttcacacgtgcagttaattttagacgcgctgtttgaaagtatttttttttcacagtcaaacgggtttaaaaggccctgcatatcaacaaagcactcactaggcatctccagctccgccccacccttttgttcgctatcgctttcacatatgctaataaataaataataataataataatagt is a genomic window containing:
- the LOC117435012 gene encoding beclin-1-like isoform X1, which translates into the protein MEGSKSSSSTMQVSFVCQRCSQPLKLDTSFNVLDKVTVQELVGSHCKEAKTGLILPRFHEPHDPAPLVTVTQIKPEESNVDNSVPEETFVENKQDGVSRKYIPPARMLSTESANSFTLIGEASDGGTMENLSRRLKVTSDLFDIMSGQTDVDHPLCEECTDTLLDHLDTQLNITENECQNYKNCLELLAHMTEEEEETLLGELKDLSTEEEHLIQELENIEARRMRVAEDLARSRAETEQLDQEELQYQKEYSEFKRQQLELDDELKSVENQMRYAQIQLDKLKKTNVFNATFHIWHSGQFGTINNFRLGRLPSVPVEWNEINAAWGQTVLLLHALANKMGLTFQRYRLVPYGNHSYLESLTDKSKELPLYCSGGLRFFWDNKFDHAMVAFLDCVQQFKEEVEKGDTGFCLPYRMDVEKGKIEDTGGSGGSYSIKTQFNSEEQWTKALKFMLTNLKWGLAWVSSQFYNK
- the LOC117435012 gene encoding beclin-1-like isoform X3, giving the protein MEGSKSSSSTMQVSFVCQRCSQPLKLDTSFNVLDKVTVQELVGSHCKEAKTGLILPRFHEPHDPAPLVTVTQIKPEESNVDNSVPEETFVENKQDGVSRKYIPPARMLSTESANSFTLIGEASDGGTMENLSRRLKVTSDLFDIMSGQTDVDHPLCEECTDTLLDHLDTQLNITENECQNYKNCLELLAHMTEEEEETLLGELKDLSTEEEHLIQELENIEARRMRVAEDLARSRAETEQLDQEELQYQKEYSEFKRQQLELDDELKSVENQMRYAQIQLDKLKKTNVFNATFHIWHSGQFGTINNFRLGRLPSVPVEWNEINAAWGQTVLLLHALANKMGLTFQRNYPCTAQEACGSSGIISLTMQWSPSWIACNSSKRR
- the LOC117435012 gene encoding beclin-1-like isoform X2, translated to MEGSKSSSSTMQVSFVCQRCSQPLKLDTSFNVLDKVTVQELVAPLVTVTQIKPEESNVDNSVPEETFVENKQDGVSRKYIPPARMLSTESANSFTLIGEASDGGTMENLSRRLKVTSDLFDIMSGQTDVDHPLCEECTDTLLDHLDTQLNITENECQNYKNCLELLAHMTEEEEETLLGELKDLSTEEEHLIQELENIEARRMRVAEDLARSRAETEQLDQEELQYQKEYSEFKRQQLELDDELKSVENQMRYAQIQLDKLKKTNVFNATFHIWHSGQFGTINNFRLGRLPSVPVEWNEINAAWGQTVLLLHALANKMGLTFQRYRLVPYGNHSYLESLTDKSKELPLYCSGGLRFFWDNKFDHAMVAFLDCVQQFKEEVEKGDTGFCLPYRMDVEKGKIEDTGGSGGSYSIKTQFNSEEQWTKALKFMLTNLKWGLAWVSSQFYNK